The Brachyhypopomus gauderio isolate BG-103 chromosome 2, BGAUD_0.2, whole genome shotgun sequence genome contains a region encoding:
- the LOC143507945 gene encoding hepatic sodium/bile acid cotransporter-like, whose product MTTFSTLLALGTMPLLLYVYSQGFSGVAVAIPYAGIATALAMTTLPCAAGVCIRHYAPQHARLFSRVGMSVALLTLIILGILVGVTVGEAIRTVTTPQLLITAALMPLLGYILGYVLSSLFKLNQLVVMTTFSTLLALGTMPLLLYVYNQGFSGVAVAIPYAGIATALAMTTLPCAAGVCIRHYAPQHARLFSRVGMSVALLTLIILGILVGVTVGEAVWTVTTPQLLITAALMPLLGYILGYVLLSLFKLNQP is encoded by the exons ATGACCACCTTCTCCACGTTGCTGGCGCTGGGCACGATGCCCCTGCTGCTCTACGTCTACAGCCAGGGCTTCTCTGGCGTGGCCGTGGCCATACCCTACGCTGGTATAGCCACGGCTCTGGCCATGACCACGCTGCCCTGCGCCGCTGGCGTCTGCATCAGACACTACGCACCCCAACACGCAAGGCTCTTCAGCAGG GTGGGGATGAGTGTAGCGCTGCTTACGTTGATTATCCTTGGCATCCTGGTCGGCGTCACGGTAGGAGAGGCCATCCGGACAGTGACGACACCTCAGCTTCTGATCACAGCAGCGCTGATGCCACTGTTGGGGTATATACTTGGATATGTTCTGTCGTCTCTCTTCAAACTTAACCAACT CGTCGTGATGACCACCTTCTCCACGTTGCTGGCGCTGGGCACGATGCCTCTGCTGCTCTACGTCTACAACCAGGGCTTCTCCGGCGTGGCCGTGGCCATACCCTACGCTGGTATAGCCACGGCTCTGGCCATGACCACGCTGCCCTGCGCCGCTGGCGTCTGCATCAGACACTACGCACCCCAACACGCAAGGCTCTTCAGCAGG GTGGGGATGAGTGTAGCGCTGCTTACATTGATTATCCTTGGCATCCTGGTCGGCGTCACGGTAGGAGAGGCCGTCTGGACAGTGACGACACCTCAGCTTCTGATCACAGCAGCGCTGATGCCACTGTTGGGGTATATACTTGGATATGTTCTGTTGTCTCTCTTCAAGCTTAACCAACCGTAA
- the akt1s1 gene encoding uncharacterized protein akt1s1, whose protein sequence is MASIAKSSDLEIPDNHKESWLALLAAAEAYSQKSGCDLAILTAGKKFFPSAVEADPVKKHEGGGVAPPGSKNWDYTYHVWGQGALAESSRRYIDDIAVLHSTTVLTAHRHAPLSSGEGGAKPSDRVAFIGDGGAGSISPSSRLYSQSYPSIYNQPTVIGQPVAQKGNSERERDRAILEDVERARERAGIADLEEEEEEEEEEGEEDMDVQRRNLNESAGVFSMDEDSLSHDCEPFFESDGEEESTDGSLSEDAPPPSRGLAMGHPALTSRPLHPIALARSLPVSVPVWGYKSTRAPPGEPHSGERVACADLDHIAASMKALLAPAATDGTEMFGALPRPRLNTGDFSLKH, encoded by the exons ATGGCTTCCATCGCCAAATCCTCTGATCTTGAGATTCCAGACAACCACAAAGAAAGCTGGTTGGCTCTGCTTGCTGCGGCTGAAGCTTACAGCCAAAAGTCAGGCTGTGATTTGGCCATTCTGACCGCGGGTAAGAAGTTCTTTCCCTCTGCCGTGGAGGCAGACCCTGTGAAGAAACATGAGGGGGGAGGAGTCGCTCCTCCAGGAAGCAAGAACTGGGATTACACCTATCACGTTTGGGGCCAGGGGGCCCTGGCAGAGTCATCACGGAGATACATAGATGACATCGCCGTGCTCCACTCTACCACTGTGCTGACTGCTCACAGACACGCCCCCCTCAGCTctggagagggaggggccaaGCCCTCAGACAGAGTG GCCTTTATTGGTGATGGAGGTGCTGGGTCCATAAGTCCAAGTTCAAGACTTTATTCACAGAGCTACCCATCAATCTACAACCAGCCGACAGTGATTGGTCAGCCTGTAGCTCAGAAAGGAaatagtgaaagagagagagacagagccatTCTAGAGGACGTggagagagctagagagaggGCAGGCATCGCAGAcctagaggaggaggaagaggaggaggaggaggaaggagaggaggataTGGATGTACAGAGACGCAATTTGAATGAATCTGCAG GTGTTTTCTCTATGGACGAGGACTCCCTTTCCCATGACTGCGAGCCTTTCTTTGAGTCAGACGGGGAAGAAGAGAGCACAgatg GTTCTCTGAGCGAGGACGCTCCTCCCCCTTCCCGGGGCCTGGCAATGGGGCACCCCGCTCTGACCTCCCGGCCACTGCACCCCATAGCCCTGGCACGCtctctccccgtgtctgtgccCGTCTGGGGCTACAAGAGCACCCGCGCCCCGCCTGGAGAGCCCCATAGTGGTGAACGG gttGCCTGCGCAGATCTGGACCACATAGCTGCTAGTATGAAGGCACTGCTTGCTCCTGCAGCCACAGATGGCACTGAGATGTTCGGAGCCCTGCCCAGGCCACGCCTCAACACGGGCGACTTCTCTCTCAAACACTGA